A window of the Schistocerca nitens isolate TAMUIC-IGC-003100 chromosome 5, iqSchNite1.1, whole genome shotgun sequence genome harbors these coding sequences:
- the LOC126260970 gene encoding U1 small nuclear ribonucleoprotein A produces MMDIRPSHTIYINNLNEKIKKDDLKKSLYAIFSQFGQILDIVALKTLKMRGQAFVIFKDISSATNALRSMQGFPFYDKPMRIQYSKTDSDIIAKMKGTFAERPKKAKRVPAAEETPDSKKAKRKAAKENARLMGAGPGAATAVPGAAGGGGYGATAAAPLSVSTAVPEQPPNQILFLTNLPDETSEMMLSMLFNQFPGFKEVRLVPNRHDIAFVEFENELQSAAAKDALQGFKITMSHAMKISFAKK; encoded by the coding sequence ATGATGGACATTCGGCCAAGTCACACTATTTACATCAACAATCTGAACGAGAAGATTAAGAAAGATGATTTGAAGAAGTCATTATATGCAATTTTCTCTCAGTTTGGACAGATTCTTGACATCGTTGCATTGAAAACATTGAAAATGCGTGGACAAGCATTTGTGATATTTAAAGATATTAGTTCCGCTACAAATGCGCTTCGTTCTATGCAAGGTTTTCCGTTTTACGATAAGCCGATGCGAATTCAGTATTCAAAGACTGACTCAGATATCATTGCTAAGATGAAAGGTACGTTTGCAGAGAGACCTAAGAAGGCTAAACGTGTTCCGGCAGCTGAGGAAACTCCAGACTCCAAGAAAGCTAAGCGCAAGGCAGCAAAGGAAAATGCTCGCTTGATGGGAGCGGGACCAGGAGCAGCGACTGCGGTCCCCGGGGCAGCTGGTGGTGGAGGTTACGGAGCTACTGCCGCTGCACCGCTGTCAGTGTCTACTGCCGTTCCAGAACAACCTCCAAACCAAATCCTGTTCTTGACCAACCTGCCTGATGAGACAAGTGAAATGATGTTATCGATGTTGTTCAATCAGTTCCCAGGATTCAAGGAAGTGAGACTGGTACCCAATCGTCACGATATTGCTTTTGTAGAATTTGAAAATGAATTGCAGAGTGCAGCAGCAAAGGACGCGCTGCAGGGTTTCAAAATTACTATGTCACATGCTATGAAAATCTCATTTGCTAAAAAGTAA